Proteins from one Xenopus tropicalis strain Nigerian chromosome 1, UCB_Xtro_10.0, whole genome shotgun sequence genomic window:
- the ppp1cc gene encoding serine/threonine-protein phosphatase PP1-gamma catalytic subunit produces MADVDKLNIDSIIQRLLEVRGSKPGKNVQLQENEIRGLCLKSREIFLSQPILLELEAPLKICGDIHGQYYDLLRLFEYGGFPPESNYLFLGDYVDRGKQSLETICLLLAYKIKYPENFFLLRGNHECASINRIYGFYDECKRRYNIKLWKTFTDCFNCLPIAAIVDEKIFCCHGGLSPDLQSMEQIRRIMRPTDVPDQGLLCDLLWSDPDKDVLGWGENDRGVSFTFGAEVVAKFLHKHDLDLICRAHQVVEDGYEFFAKRQLVTLFSAPNYCGEFDNAGAMMSVDETLMCSFQILKPAEKKKPNASRPVTPPRGMITKQAKK; encoded by the exons ATGGCAGATGTTGACAAGCTTAACATCGACAGCATCATACAGCGACTGTTAGAAG TTAGAGGATCAAAACCGGGAAAAAATGTTCAGCTTCAAGAGAATGAGATTCGAGGGCTCTGTCTGAAGTCTCGGGAAATCTTCCTCAGTCAGCCAATCTTGCTTGAGCTTGAAGCTCCTCTTAAAATATGTG GCGATATTCATGGCCAGTACTATGACTTACTGCGATTATTTGAATATGGTGGTTTCCCACCTGAAAGCAACTACCTGTTCCTAGGAGACTATGTGGACAGAGGGAAGCAGTCTTTAGAAACGATCTGTCTTCTTTTGGCATATAAAATCAAATATCCAGAGAACTTCTTCCTCCTCAGAGGCAATCATGAATGTGccagcattaacagaatctatgGCTTTTATGATGAGT gtAAAAGAAGATATAATATAAAGTTATGGAAAACATTCACAGATTGCTTTAATTGTTTGCCAATAGCTGCTATAGTTGACGAGAAGATATTTTGCTGTCATGGAG GTTTGTCTCCAGACCTTCAGTCGATGGAGCAGATCCGACGAATTATGCGTCCTACTGACGTTCCAGACCAGGGTCTTCTGTGTGACTTACTTTGGTCTGATCCTGACAAAGATGTCCTAGGGTGGGGTGAAAATGACAGAGGTGTATCTTTTACTTTTGGAGCTGAAGTGGTTGCAAAATTTCTACACAAACATGATCTGGATCTCATTTGCCGAGCTCATCAG GTGGTTGAAGATGGGTATGAATTTTTTGCCAAGAGACAACTGGTTACTTTGTTCTCAGCCCCAAACTATTGTGGAGAATTTGATAATGCTGGAGCAATGATGAGTGTAGATGAAACGTTAATGTGTTCCTTCCAG